A window of Rhizobium acidisoli contains these coding sequences:
- a CDS encoding potassium transporter Kup, translating into MTSTRADNTGEGAGRKGFVGLVVGAIGVVYGDIGTSPLYALREALRPFAADGVHEAEVIGLISLMVWTLTIIVTFKYVLFLLRADNDGEGGTLSLLALLMKKMGRNVPVLFFAGLIGAALFIGDAMITPALSVMSALEGLKLVTPAFADYVPLASAAIMIVLFGVQSRGTAAVSMFFGPITVLWFLAMAAGGLIHIGDDWAILEALNPVNAFLFLTHAGTVGLIVLGAVFLTVTGCEALYADLGHFGRRPIQTAWFVLVFPALLLNYLGQGALVLAHPEAAANPFFLMYPDWALLPVVLLATMATIIASQAVITGAFSLARSAVHLGFLPRLRIKFTSETNTGQIYVPSVNLLLLVGVLMLIFSFGDSESLATAYGISVTGTMVISTMLVFQFLRAVWGYSLVLAAALLLPLFIIEVLFLAANLLKIYDGGWVPVALALAIMILMWTWTRGQAYLKRLRANNEIPLDSFIRSIERKSDHSPVTVPGTAVFLTSVPDRTPNVLLHNLKHNHVLHQQNVILTVWTEDEPYVPDNRRIKISQLSPRFVRLDLTFGFMDDPDVTRALALCREGGFKFEIMKTSFYLGRRNLVRTPNTGLPGWQERIFMALEGLAIDPSDYFNLPSNRVVELGEQIAI; encoded by the coding sequence ATGACGTCAACACGTGCAGACAATACGGGTGAAGGTGCCGGCCGTAAGGGCTTTGTCGGACTGGTCGTCGGCGCGATCGGCGTCGTCTATGGCGATATCGGCACCAGCCCACTCTATGCTCTTCGTGAGGCGCTGAGGCCCTTTGCCGCCGATGGCGTGCATGAGGCCGAGGTCATCGGGCTCATTTCGCTGATGGTCTGGACGCTGACGATCATTGTGACCTTCAAATATGTGCTCTTCCTTCTCAGGGCGGATAATGACGGCGAAGGCGGCACGCTGTCGCTTCTCGCCCTCCTGATGAAGAAGATGGGACGGAACGTTCCGGTGCTCTTCTTCGCCGGCCTGATCGGGGCGGCTCTCTTCATCGGCGATGCAATGATCACGCCAGCTCTGTCGGTCATGTCGGCGCTCGAAGGCCTGAAGCTGGTCACCCCGGCCTTTGCCGACTATGTCCCGCTTGCGTCGGCTGCAATCATGATCGTTCTGTTTGGCGTCCAGTCGCGGGGAACCGCTGCCGTCTCGATGTTTTTCGGGCCGATCACGGTGTTGTGGTTTCTGGCGATGGCGGCGGGCGGTCTGATCCATATCGGTGACGACTGGGCGATTTTGGAGGCGCTCAATCCGGTCAATGCATTTCTGTTCCTCACCCATGCCGGCACGGTCGGCCTCATCGTTCTCGGCGCCGTCTTTCTGACCGTCACCGGCTGCGAAGCGCTCTATGCCGATCTCGGCCATTTCGGGCGCCGCCCGATCCAGACGGCATGGTTCGTGCTGGTCTTTCCGGCATTGCTTCTCAACTATCTCGGACAAGGCGCGCTCGTGCTCGCCCATCCCGAAGCCGCTGCCAATCCATTCTTTCTGATGTATCCCGATTGGGCCTTGCTGCCGGTGGTTCTGCTGGCGACGATGGCGACGATCATTGCCAGCCAGGCTGTCATCACCGGTGCGTTTTCGCTGGCCCGCTCGGCGGTTCATCTCGGCTTCCTGCCGCGGCTGCGGATCAAGTTCACGTCGGAGACCAACACTGGCCAGATCTACGTGCCGAGCGTCAATCTTCTCCTCTTGGTCGGCGTCTTGATGCTGATCTTTTCCTTCGGCGACTCCGAGTCGCTGGCGACAGCCTACGGCATCTCGGTGACCGGAACCATGGTCATCTCGACCATGCTGGTCTTCCAGTTCCTCCGCGCCGTCTGGGGCTACTCCCTCGTGCTCGCCGCTGCCCTGCTGCTGCCGCTCTTCATCATCGAAGTCCTGTTCCTGGCGGCCAACCTCTTGAAGATCTACGATGGCGGCTGGGTTCCGGTCGCCCTCGCGCTGGCGATCATGATCCTGATGTGGACATGGACCCGCGGGCAGGCCTATCTGAAGAGACTGCGCGCCAACAATGAGATCCCGCTCGATTCCTTCATCAGATCGATCGAGCGGAAGTCGGACCATTCGCCGGTCACCGTTCCGGGAACGGCAGTCTTCCTGACCAGCGTCCCGGACCGGACGCCGAACGTTCTGCTCCACAATCTCAAGCACAACCACGTGCTCCACCAGCAGAACGTCATCCTAACCGTCTGGACCGAAGACGAACCTTATGTCCCCGACAACAGGCGCATCAAGATCAGCCAACTCTCGCCGCGCTTCGTGCGCCTTGATCTCACCTTCGGCTTCATGGACGATCCTGATGTCACCAGGGCGCTGGCGCTCTGCCGGGAGGGCGGTTTCAAGTTCGAGATCATGAAAACCTCTTTCTATCTCGGCCGCCGGAACCTCGTGAGGACGCCGAACACCGGCCTGCCCGGCTGGCAGGAGCGCATATTCATGGCATTGGAAGGCTTGGCGATCGATCCTTCCGATTACTTCAACCTGCCGTCGAACCGCGTCGTCGAGCTCGGCGAACAGATTGCCATTTAG
- a CDS encoding Na+/H+ antiporter has protein sequence MEPTQLFELVIAMFLAIIALHYAAHRLGLPPSVALLTGGALLAFVPGLPAISVDPGLVLVIFLPPLLMDGAWSIALSRLRRHMIGIASLAVGAVFFTCVVVAVVVHLIFPSLPWAACAALGAIVAPPDAVSARAVLERVRLPRRLQILLEGESLLNDASGLVLFRFAVAAAATGAFSAGEAVGDFFVLALGGAIVGIVIAAAWVKLIRHLGDDYLIIAATVLLGWISYLFGELLHVSGVIATVTTGLVASWHQHTVFSAATRMRGTSFWTVMIFLMEAAVFTLIGLSLRDVVERGGGFSTVIATMGLPMLAVLVTLVAARFAWVFASDLVIKSCAALGFTRTRPLGAGGATVLSWAGVRGVVTLALALSLPEGFPGRDFILATSFTVILGTVLVQGTTLGRVIAWARLAPETERARLTMSQAEAAMAQVQLGIVQNLAYDTEGKLIHPQLLERYQRRATAIVDYAERTEHYVPLLHAHFDVVLEAVATGRRELIRLHRAGDIDDETLDELERDLDLEELSAISAKA, from the coding sequence ATGGAACCAACCCAGTTATTCGAGCTCGTTATCGCGATGTTTCTGGCGATCATCGCGCTGCACTATGCCGCCCACAGGCTCGGACTGCCGCCGTCCGTCGCGCTGCTGACCGGTGGCGCTTTGCTGGCCTTTGTGCCGGGACTGCCGGCGATTTCAGTCGATCCCGGGCTGGTGCTGGTCATCTTCCTGCCGCCGCTGTTGATGGATGGCGCCTGGTCCATCGCGCTGTCGCGGCTGCGGCGCCACATGATCGGGATCGCCTCGCTTGCCGTCGGCGCGGTCTTCTTCACCTGCGTCGTCGTGGCCGTTGTCGTCCATCTTATCTTTCCGTCACTTCCCTGGGCCGCCTGCGCGGCACTGGGCGCGATCGTTGCGCCGCCGGACGCGGTCTCGGCGCGCGCCGTGCTCGAGCGCGTCAGGCTGCCACGGCGGCTGCAGATTCTGCTGGAAGGCGAGAGCCTGCTCAACGATGCGAGCGGCCTGGTTCTTTTCCGTTTTGCCGTTGCCGCCGCCGCAACGGGCGCCTTCAGCGCGGGGGAGGCGGTTGGCGACTTCTTCGTGCTGGCGCTCGGCGGCGCCATCGTCGGCATCGTCATTGCAGCCGCATGGGTCAAACTCATCCGGCATCTCGGCGATGATTACCTGATCATTGCGGCCACCGTGCTGCTCGGCTGGATTTCCTATCTGTTCGGCGAACTGCTGCATGTTTCCGGCGTCATTGCCACCGTGACCACGGGCTTGGTCGCCTCCTGGCACCAGCACACGGTATTTTCAGCGGCCACGCGCATGCGCGGCACGTCGTTCTGGACGGTGATGATCTTCCTGATGGAAGCGGCGGTCTTCACATTGATCGGGCTGTCGCTCCGGGATGTCGTCGAACGCGGCGGCGGCTTTAGCACCGTGATCGCGACAATGGGACTGCCGATGCTGGCAGTCCTCGTGACACTCGTAGCCGCGCGGTTTGCCTGGGTCTTTGCCTCCGATCTCGTCATCAAGTCATGTGCAGCGCTGGGGTTCACACGTACCCGGCCGCTCGGCGCAGGCGGGGCAACCGTTCTGAGCTGGGCAGGCGTGCGCGGCGTCGTCACACTCGCCTTGGCGCTGAGCCTGCCCGAAGGTTTCCCGGGCCGTGACTTCATTCTCGCCACGTCCTTTACCGTCATTCTCGGAACCGTGCTCGTGCAGGGCACGACATTGGGGCGGGTGATTGCCTGGGCGCGGCTGGCGCCCGAGACGGAAAGAGCGCGCCTGACAATGAGCCAGGCGGAAGCCGCCATGGCACAGGTGCAGCTCGGGATCGTGCAAAACCTGGCCTATGACACAGAGGGAAAGCTCATCCATCCGCAATTGCTGGAGCGCTATCAGCGCAGGGCGACGGCGATCGTCGACTATGCCGAGAGAACCGAGCATTACGTGCCGCTGCTCCATGCTCATTTCGACGTCGTTCTCGAAGCGGTTGCGACGGGGCGCCGGGAACTCATTCGCCTCCACCGCGCCGGCGACATCGATGACGAGACGTTGGACGAGCTGGAACGCGATCTCGATCTCGAGGAACTGAGCGCGATCTCGGCCAAGGCCTGA
- a CDS encoding protocatechuate 3,4-dioxygenase, which translates to MQRRTLVLGGAAIAASTVAAAAIWPRRHITVAARTFDWKGTDFLSGGTKSVAWEKLPAPLFRSRPNCIVTSAQTLGPCHVNNIPARQDVSEGKAGLPLRLAVRIVHAADCRPVESADIEIWHTDHRGIYSGREAADMCTLGDAEAISGLAFRGRQLTDAEGQASFLTAYPGWYKGRTPHVHCRILVEGKELLVSQIYFDDTLSDIIYGEHPDYLGRPPRDTRNEADGIFPEDAADHIFDFEKLDGGVLSATITIGLSS; encoded by the coding sequence ATGCAAAGACGAACTCTGGTGCTGGGAGGTGCAGCCATTGCGGCCTCGACCGTAGCTGCAGCGGCGATCTGGCCACGGCGGCATATCACTGTTGCCGCCAGGACATTCGACTGGAAGGGAACGGATTTCCTGAGCGGCGGCACAAAGTCGGTCGCATGGGAAAAGCTGCCTGCGCCGCTCTTTCGCAGCCGTCCGAATTGCATCGTGACATCAGCACAAACCCTTGGCCCCTGCCACGTCAACAATATTCCGGCCCGTCAGGACGTCTCGGAAGGAAAGGCCGGACTGCCGTTGCGGCTGGCCGTTCGCATCGTCCATGCCGCCGATTGCCGGCCGGTCGAGAGCGCCGATATCGAAATCTGGCATACCGATCATCGTGGCATCTATTCCGGCCGCGAGGCTGCCGACATGTGTACGCTCGGTGATGCCGAGGCAATCAGCGGCCTCGCCTTTCGGGGGCGCCAGCTGACGGATGCTGAGGGGCAGGCAAGCTTCCTGACGGCCTATCCCGGATGGTACAAGGGCCGCACGCCGCATGTTCATTGCCGCATCCTCGTCGAAGGCAAGGAGCTTCTCGTCAGCCAGATCTATTTCGATGACACGCTGAGCGACATCATCTATGGCGAGCATCCGGACTATCTTGGACGCCCTCCCCGCGATACCCGCAATGAAGCGGACGGCATCTTCCCGGAGGATGCCGCCGATCACATATTCGACTTCGAGAAGCTCGATGGCGGCGTGCTTTCCGCCACCATCACGATCGGCCTCTCTTCGTAG
- a CDS encoding right-handed parallel beta-helix repeat-containing protein has protein sequence MTVYYVNSATGANNNSGTSEDAPFASFWAVENLKLQPGDTVLLAAGSVYNDQLDLKYSGTASAPITIGSYGIGDAPVIHSPGDGIHSLYASNIVIENIKISDTGGAAIYGGYVSNWTVRNVEVDHTGLAGKSGSVTFRTGSNITIENSTINDVNGDGVWIEKINGVTLLNNTVTNAHGTTADAVQMNDSSNILISGNYLDQTGAVSPKGVLALVRPVNAVIEDNTLVGGGFGVATQAGTNIAIHDNDISGYGGYSWSYAVGLGDQGDTRDYDISGNYIHDGVWGVVVSSAGTTSYVREDIDVHNNVFDDLSQAALKVDRPASGAFHDNVIASDVTPYSISPAIIAANTFPVSNNTTLEEADPLFVSLDSHVAGDTTHVGAAPIIVAAHDSLKISADTDGAHHGNLLENDSSANGILLLRRFEGEVVGKNGLTLTGQYGTIHVDDHGDYSYTLDAAKLAGVTGDVSETFHYKISDGAAHHFDTDTLSISIDVDGVLI, from the coding sequence ATGACAGTCTATTATGTGAACTCGGCGACAGGCGCCAACAACAACAGCGGCACGAGCGAGGATGCGCCTTTTGCATCCTTCTGGGCGGTGGAAAATTTGAAGCTGCAGCCCGGCGACACCGTGCTGCTCGCCGCCGGAAGCGTTTATAACGATCAGCTCGACCTGAAATATTCCGGCACCGCCAGCGCCCCGATCACCATCGGCAGCTACGGGATCGGCGATGCGCCGGTCATCCATAGTCCAGGCGACGGCATTCACAGCCTTTATGCGTCGAACATCGTCATCGAGAACATCAAGATCTCGGATACCGGCGGAGCAGCCATCTATGGCGGTTATGTTTCGAACTGGACGGTGCGCAATGTCGAGGTCGATCACACCGGTTTGGCGGGCAAGTCCGGTTCCGTCACCTTCCGGACGGGCTCGAACATCACCATCGAAAACAGCACGATCAACGACGTGAATGGCGACGGCGTCTGGATCGAGAAGATCAACGGCGTCACCCTTCTCAACAATACCGTCACCAATGCTCACGGCACCACGGCAGATGCCGTGCAGATGAACGACAGCAGCAACATCCTGATCAGCGGCAATTATCTCGACCAGACGGGGGCCGTTAGCCCTAAGGGCGTGCTGGCGCTCGTCCGGCCTGTCAATGCCGTGATCGAGGACAATACGCTGGTTGGCGGCGGCTTCGGGGTGGCCACCCAGGCGGGCACGAATATCGCCATCCACGACAACGACATATCGGGATATGGCGGCTACAGCTGGTCTTACGCCGTCGGTCTCGGCGACCAGGGCGATACGAGGGACTATGATATCTCAGGCAATTACATCCATGATGGCGTGTGGGGCGTGGTGGTCAGCTCTGCCGGCACCACCAGTTACGTCCGCGAAGATATCGACGTCCACAACAACGTTTTCGACGACCTGTCGCAGGCGGCGCTGAAGGTCGACAGGCCTGCATCCGGGGCTTTCCACGACAATGTCATCGCCAGCGATGTGACGCCCTACAGCATATCGCCGGCCATCATCGCCGCGAACACCTTTCCCGTCAGCAACAATACGACGCTCGAGGAGGCTGACCCCCTGTTTGTCAGCCTTGATAGTCACGTTGCCGGCGATACAACGCATGTGGGCGCGGCCCCGATAATTGTCGCGGCCCATGACAGCTTGAAAATCTCAGCCGACACGGATGGCGCCCATCACGGCAATCTGCTGGAAAACGACAGTTCGGCCAATGGGATCCTGCTGCTTCGCCGCTTTGAGGGTGAAGTCGTCGGCAAGAACGGTCTGACGCTGACCGGCCAATACGGCACCATCCATGTCGACGATCATGGCGACTACAGCTACACGCTCGATGCGGCGAAGCTTGCCGGCGTTACCGGAGACGTCAGCGAGACGTTCCACTATAAGATCTCCGACGGGGCTGCGCATCATTTCGATACGGATACGCTGAGCATTTCCATCGATGTGGATGGCGTGCTGATCTGA
- a CDS encoding right-handed parallel beta-helix repeat-containing protein, producing the protein MTIYYVNSATGSDRNGGTDQKSAFATLSKVESLGLKPGDSVLLAKGSVFNEQFDIKYSGSETAPIKIGSYGTGAAPVIHSGGDGIHSLYASNIVIENLKISNTGGAAIYGGDVTNWTVRDVEIAKSGMSENAGAVTFRNSKNVTVEDSKISDVKGDGFWIEKVSGVKLLNNTVTSANGSTADAMQLNDSSNILIKGNHLDQTHAVSPKGGIALVRATDAVVADNVLTGGGFGISAPAGKNVAIHGNDISGYHGYSWSFAVGLGDQGSARDYDISGNHIHDGAWGVAVSGATGTSYSLTNIKVHDNVFDDLTQAALKVDRPASGSFYSNTIETGVKATSISPAIVDAHTFSVSNNHTVANVETALASTETKIAATTEAVADPAVVAVHDNLKIFTDTGEAHRGNLLENDSSDNDTLVLRRFGDEAVGKHGLTLTGDYGSIHVDREGNYAYTLDETKLPDDHSGHVSESFKYGIDDGTSHHSDADTLTVFIHMDGLLS; encoded by the coding sequence ATGACAATCTACTATGTGAACTCAGCGACTGGCTCCGACCGCAATGGCGGGACGGACCAGAAATCGGCTTTTGCGACTTTGTCCAAAGTGGAATCCTTGGGACTGAAACCGGGAGACAGCGTGCTTCTTGCCAAGGGAAGCGTGTTCAACGAACAGTTCGATATCAAATATTCCGGCAGCGAGACTGCGCCGATCAAGATCGGCAGTTACGGAACGGGGGCCGCGCCCGTTATCCACAGCGGCGGCGATGGCATTCACAGTCTTTATGCCTCGAACATCGTCATCGAGAACCTCAAAATATCGAACACCGGCGGTGCGGCCATCTATGGCGGCGATGTCACCAACTGGACGGTCCGCGATGTCGAGATCGCCAAGAGTGGAATGTCGGAAAACGCAGGTGCCGTCACCTTCAGGAACAGCAAGAACGTCACGGTCGAAGACAGCAAGATATCTGATGTCAAAGGCGACGGCTTCTGGATCGAAAAGGTCAGCGGCGTCAAACTTCTCAACAATACCGTTACCAGCGCCAATGGCTCTACGGCCGATGCGATGCAGCTCAACGACAGCAGCAACATTCTGATCAAGGGCAATCATCTCGACCAGACGCATGCCGTCAGTCCGAAGGGGGGGATCGCGCTGGTGCGGGCCACCGATGCCGTGGTCGCGGACAATGTCCTGACTGGCGGGGGCTTCGGCATCAGCGCGCCTGCGGGCAAGAACGTCGCTATCCACGGCAACGACATATCGGGATATCACGGTTACAGCTGGTCCTTCGCCGTCGGCCTCGGCGATCAGGGCAGTGCGCGGGATTACGACATCTCGGGCAACCATATTCACGATGGCGCTTGGGGCGTGGCCGTCAGCGGCGCCACCGGCACCAGCTATAGCCTCACGAATATCAAGGTCCACGACAATGTCTTCGACGACCTCACCCAGGCGGCGCTGAAGGTCGACAGGCCGGCGTCCGGCTCCTTCTACAGCAACACCATCGAGACCGGCGTCAAGGCCACCAGCATATCGCCCGCCATCGTCGACGCGCATACCTTTTCCGTCAGCAACAACCACACGGTCGCAAATGTCGAGACGGCGCTTGCAAGCACCGAGACCAAGATTGCCGCCACGACGGAGGCGGTTGCCGATCCGGCAGTCGTCGCCGTCCACGACAATCTGAAGATCTTCACCGATACGGGCGAAGCCCATCGCGGCAATCTTCTGGAAAACGACAGCTCCGACAACGACACGCTGGTGCTTCGCCGCTTCGGCGACGAAGCCGTCGGCAAACACGGCCTGACGCTGACTGGAGACTACGGTTCCATCCACGTGGACCGGGAGGGCAACTATGCCTATACGCTCGATGAAACGAAGCTGCCCGACGACCATAGCGGGCATGTGAGCGAGTCTTTCAAGTACGGCATCGACGATGGAACCTCGCATCACAGCGACGCGGATACGCTGACCGTCTTCATCCATATGGATGGTTTGCTGAGCTGA